A section of the Streptomyces sp. NBC_00178 genome encodes:
- a CDS encoding secondary thiamine-phosphate synthase enzyme YjbQ, whose translation MSDTFATHLLSVTTGRTETVTDLTEDCAQFLARSAPGRDGLLNIFVPHATAGIAILETGAGSDDDLLAALQDLLPPDDRWRHRHGSPGHGRDHVLPALVPPHATLPVIGGRLELGTWQSVCLVDTNISNHNRQVRLSFFG comes from the coding sequence ATGTCCGACACCTTTGCCACACACCTGCTCAGCGTCACCACGGGACGGACCGAAACGGTCACGGACCTGACAGAGGACTGCGCCCAGTTCCTGGCCCGCTCGGCTCCTGGCAGGGACGGCCTGCTCAACATCTTCGTCCCCCATGCCACAGCCGGGATCGCGATCCTGGAGACGGGGGCCGGAAGCGACGACGACCTCCTCGCCGCTCTCCAGGACCTGCTCCCGCCCGACGACCGCTGGCGCCACCGCCACGGCAGCCCGGGACACGGCCGCGACCACGTGCTTCCCGCCCTGGTGCCGCCGCACGCGACCTTGCCGGTGATCGGAGGCCGGCTGGAGCTCGGGACGTGGCAGTCCGTGTGTCTGGTCGACACCAACATCTCAAATCACAACCGTCAGGTGCGGCTGAGCTTTTTCGGCTGA
- a CDS encoding NAD(P)-binding domain-containing protein, giving the protein MRELDVVVIGAGQAGLSAAYHLRRSGLEPDRDFAVLDHAPRPGGAWQFRWPSLTYGKVHGMHSLPGMELTGADGNRPSSEVIGEYFDAYERRFGLRVHRPVEVSRVREGVGGRLLVETSEGAYSTRALVNATGTWDRPFWPRCPGQDSFLGRQLHTANYPGPAEFAGLRVVVVGGGASGTQHLMEIAEVAEETFWVTRRPPVFREGPFGEDAGRAAVAMVDERVRSGLPPRSVVSVTGLPLNDAIRRARERGILDRLPMFERITPDGVVWPDGRSVRADVILWATGFRAAVDHLAPLRLREPGGGIRVEETRVVRDPRVHLVGYGPSASTIGANRAGRAAARSLTRLLDGVPALH; this is encoded by the coding sequence ATCCGCGAGCTGGACGTGGTCGTCATCGGCGCCGGTCAGGCGGGACTGTCCGCCGCGTACCACCTGCGCCGCAGCGGGCTCGAGCCCGACCGGGACTTCGCGGTGCTCGATCATGCGCCCCGCCCCGGTGGCGCCTGGCAGTTCCGCTGGCCCTCGCTCACGTACGGCAAGGTGCACGGCATGCATTCGCTCCCGGGCATGGAGCTCACCGGCGCCGACGGGAACCGGCCTTCGTCCGAGGTCATCGGCGAGTACTTCGACGCGTACGAGCGACGGTTCGGCCTGCGCGTGCACCGCCCCGTCGAGGTGAGCCGCGTACGCGAGGGGGTCGGCGGGCGTCTGCTCGTGGAGACCTCGGAGGGTGCCTACTCCACGCGCGCGCTGGTCAACGCCACCGGCACGTGGGACCGGCCGTTCTGGCCGCGCTGTCCCGGCCAGGATTCCTTCCTCGGCCGGCAACTGCACACCGCGAACTATCCGGGGCCCGCCGAGTTCGCCGGTCTGCGGGTGGTGGTGGTCGGCGGTGGCGCGTCGGGTACCCAGCATCTGATGGAGATCGCCGAGGTGGCCGAGGAGACGTTCTGGGTGACACGTCGCCCGCCGGTGTTCCGCGAAGGACCCTTCGGTGAGGACGCGGGCCGTGCCGCCGTGGCCATGGTGGACGAGCGCGTACGCAGCGGACTTCCTCCGCGGAGCGTGGTCAGCGTGACCGGCCTGCCGCTCAACGACGCCATTCGGCGCGCACGCGAGCGGGGGATCCTGGACCGCCTCCCGATGTTCGAGCGGATCACCCCGGACGGCGTGGTCTGGCCCGACGGCCGTTCCGTCCGGGCCGACGTCATCCTCTGGGCGACCGGCTTCCGCGCCGCCGTCGATCATCTGGCGCCGCTGAGGCTCCGGGAGCCCGGAGGTGGCATTCGCGTGGAGGAGACCCGAGTCGTACGGGACCCACGCGTCCATCTCGTCGGCTACGGCCCGTCCGCCAGCACCATCGGCGCCAATCGGGCCGGGCGGGCCGCCGCCCGCTCGTTGACCCGGCTGCTGGACGGCGTTCCGGCCCTGCACTGA
- a CDS encoding ABC transporter ATP-binding protein — MKPDEPTWTPSAAEAGQPPAELRRIFRLFRPYRGRLAVVALLVGASSLVSVASPFLLREILDTAIPQGRTGLLTLLALGMILTAVMNSVFGVLQTLISTTVGQRVMHDLRTAVYTQLQRMPLAFFTRTRTGEVQSRIANDIGGMQATVTSTATSLVSNLTAVIATVVAMLALDWRLTVVSLLLLPVFVWISRRVGRERKKITTQRQRQMAAMAATVTESLSVSGILLGRTMGRSDSLTKTFSEESERLVDLEVRSNMAGRWRMSTIGIVMAAMPAVIYWAAGLTLQSGATGVSIGTLVAFVSLQQGLFRPAVSLLSTGVQMQTSLALFARIFEYLDLKVDITEPDKPVRLEHIRGEVAFEDVTFSYDEKSGPTLSGIDVSVPAGNSLAVVGPTGSGKSTLSYLVPRLYDVTGGRVTIDGVDVRDLDFDTLARAVGVVSQETYLFHASVAENLRFAKPDATDEEIEAAARAAQIHDHIAGLPDGYDTLVGERGYRFSGGEKQRLAIARTILRNPPVLILDEATSALDTRTEHAVQQAIDALSEGRTTLTIAHRLSTVRDADQIVVLDGGSAAERGTHEELLAKDGRYAALIRRDSGVTVPAAAV; from the coding sequence ATGAAACCCGACGAACCCACCTGGACACCCTCCGCCGCCGAGGCCGGGCAACCGCCCGCCGAGCTGCGCCGCATCTTCCGGCTGTTCCGGCCCTACCGCGGCAGGCTCGCGGTGGTCGCACTCCTGGTCGGCGCATCCTCCCTGGTGTCGGTCGCGTCGCCCTTCCTCCTCCGGGAGATCCTGGACACCGCGATCCCCCAGGGGCGTACCGGCCTGCTGACACTGCTCGCCCTCGGCATGATCCTCACCGCCGTGATGAACAGCGTCTTCGGCGTCCTGCAGACCCTCATCTCCACCACCGTCGGCCAGCGCGTCATGCACGACCTGCGGACCGCCGTCTACACACAGCTGCAGCGGATGCCGCTCGCCTTCTTCACCCGGACCCGTACGGGCGAGGTGCAGTCCCGTATCGCCAACGACATCGGCGGGATGCAGGCGACGGTCACCTCCACCGCGACCTCCCTCGTCTCCAACCTCACCGCGGTCATCGCCACCGTGGTCGCCATGCTCGCGCTCGACTGGCGGCTCACCGTCGTCTCGCTGCTGCTCCTGCCGGTCTTCGTCTGGATCAGCCGTCGCGTGGGCCGTGAGCGCAAGAAGATCACCACGCAGCGCCAGCGGCAGATGGCGGCCATGGCCGCCACCGTCACCGAATCGCTCTCGGTCAGCGGCATCCTGCTCGGCCGCACGATGGGCCGCTCGGACTCCCTCACGAAGACCTTCTCCGAGGAGTCCGAACGCCTGGTCGACCTCGAAGTGCGCTCCAACATGGCCGGACGCTGGCGGATGTCGACGATCGGGATCGTGATGGCGGCCATGCCCGCCGTCATCTACTGGGCGGCGGGACTCACCCTCCAGTCGGGCGCCACCGGCGTCTCCATCGGGACGCTCGTCGCCTTCGTCTCGCTCCAGCAGGGGCTGTTCCGCCCGGCCGTGAGCCTGCTCTCCACCGGGGTGCAGATGCAGACGTCCCTGGCCCTGTTCGCCCGCATCTTCGAGTACCTCGACCTGAAGGTGGACATCACCGAACCCGACAAGCCGGTTCGCCTGGAGCACATCCGTGGCGAGGTCGCCTTCGAGGACGTCACCTTCAGCTACGACGAGAAGAGCGGTCCCACGCTGAGCGGCATCGACGTATCGGTACCGGCCGGGAACAGTCTGGCCGTCGTCGGTCCCACCGGATCGGGCAAGTCCACCCTCAGCTACCTCGTGCCGCGCCTGTACGACGTCACGGGGGGCCGCGTCACGATCGACGGCGTCGACGTGCGCGACCTCGACTTCGACACCCTCGCCCGCGCCGTGGGTGTGGTCTCCCAGGAGACCTACCTCTTCCACGCGTCGGTCGCCGAGAACCTCCGCTTCGCGAAGCCCGACGCCACCGACGAGGAGATCGAGGCCGCCGCCCGCGCCGCCCAGATCCACGACCACATCGCCGGTCTGCCCGACGGTTACGACACGCTCGTGGGGGAGCGCGGCTACCGGTTCTCGGGCGGCGAGAAGCAGCGCCTGGCGATCGCCCGGACGATTCTCCGGAACCCGCCCGTGCTGATTCTCGACGAGGCGACCAGCGCCCTCGACACCCGAACCGAACACGCCGTGCAGCAGGCCATCGACGCCCTGTCCGAAGGACGCACCACGCTCACCATCGCGCACCGGCTGTCCACCGTCCGGGACGCGGACCAGATCGTGGTGCTGGACGGGGGCTCGGCGGCGGAGCGGGGAACGCATGAGGAACTGCTCGCCAAGGACGGCCGCTACGCCGCCCTGATCCGCCGCGACAGCGGCGTGACCGTCCCCGCGGCCGCCGTCTGA
- a CDS encoding MarR family winged helix-turn-helix transcriptional regulator: MESPDSDGMLAEQLLRLTRRLQRIQSRQLEPIGITPAQFRLLRTTAHYDGPPRMADLAERLDVVPRAVTTLVDGLEASGRVRRAPDPTNRRVIRIEITEEGRAVLRSMRAARKAAAEEILAPLTADQREVLGGLLTALVDGMPERRRC, encoded by the coding sequence ATGGAATCCCCAGACTCCGACGGCATGCTGGCCGAACAGCTGCTGAGGCTCACGCGCCGCCTCCAGCGCATCCAGAGCCGTCAGCTGGAGCCGATCGGCATCACGCCGGCCCAGTTCCGCCTGCTGCGCACGACCGCTCACTACGACGGGCCGCCCCGCATGGCCGATCTGGCCGAGAGGCTGGACGTCGTCCCCCGGGCCGTCACCACCCTCGTGGACGGCCTGGAGGCGAGCGGCCGGGTACGGCGTGCACCGGACCCGACCAACCGCAGGGTGATCCGCATCGAGATCACGGAGGAGGGCCGGGCCGTGCTCCGCTCGATGCGCGCCGCGCGCAAGGCCGCGGCGGAAGAGATCCTGGCTCCGTTGACCGCCGACCAGCGCGAGGTGCTCGGCGGACTGCTGACCGCGCTGGTCGACGGGATGCCGGAGCGCCGCCGCTGCTGA
- a CDS encoding DinB family protein produces the protein MIDEFAKDNLHGRLRRDREALLWKLDGLSEYDARRPLTVTGSNLLGLIKHVAGVEARYFGEVFARPFPEPLPRWQDHDGSDLWATEGETCDQITEYYRRTWEHSDATIQALPLDAHGRVPWWPEPHSSTNLFAVIVHVLGETNRHAGHADILREGVDGRTGMRPEHEAQIDEEARAAYCAKIDQAARSAASAGV, from the coding sequence ATGATCGACGAATTCGCGAAGGACAACCTGCACGGGAGACTGCGGCGGGACCGCGAGGCGCTGCTCTGGAAGCTCGACGGCTTGTCCGAATACGACGCCCGCCGCCCGTTGACAGTCACCGGGAGCAACCTCCTCGGCCTGATCAAGCACGTGGCCGGCGTGGAGGCCAGGTACTTCGGCGAGGTCTTCGCCCGCCCTTTCCCGGAACCGCTGCCCCGGTGGCAGGACCACGACGGCAGCGATCTGTGGGCGACCGAGGGCGAGACCTGCGATCAGATCACCGAGTACTACCGGCGCACGTGGGAACACTCGGACGCGACGATCCAGGCGCTGCCCCTCGATGCCCACGGCCGCGTGCCCTGGTGGCCGGAGCCTCATTCCAGCACGAACCTGTTCGCCGTCATCGTCCACGTCCTCGGCGAGACGAACCGGCATGCCGGGCATGCCGACATCCTGCGCGAAGGTGTCGACGGTCGAACGGGGATGCGCCCCGAACATGAGGCGCAGATCGATGAGGAAGCCCGCGCCGCCTACTGCGCGAAGATCGACCAGGCCGCCAGATCGGCCGCATCGGCCGGCGTCTAG
- a CDS encoding ABC transporter ATP-binding protein: MQIRDLPYSDPGDPDVRSGPRFLLWLGRGQIAGQLKSLSWGLLHHCAIAGLPLAVGFAVQAVIDRSGRDLALAGGLLLVLGVLIAVGDTMLHRTAVTNWITAAARVQQLLARKTAELGSALTRRVAAGEVVAVSTGDVEKIGWFVEALSRFAAAATALVLICVGLVLYLPALGVLVAIGTPVLALAMLPLLPRATRRADLQREKAGRATELASDTVAGLRVLRGIGGEDLFLDRYRRASQEVREAAVRSARMWAVISAVQVFLPGVLLISLVWYGATLARDGRIDIGQLVTVYSAATLMLFPLRNVEEIAMAYSFSRPSAQRAVRVLSLHRTTRSSTADAAPPGDVYDPVTGLMAPQGLFTAVVCGDPDEAGRLAERLGGHAEQDDASAPPSVLLGGVPLDDLPLAVARASVLVQDKDPVLLSGTLRELLDVPSSGDVPPGDALAAAQCGDVLDALAQASADTAGDPMDTRITERGRSLSGGQRQRLALARSLVTDPEVLVLDEPTSAVDSHTEARVAAGVERLRRGRTTVAFASSPLLLDLADRVVLLHEGAVVAAGTHRELLRDEPRYRAVVTRETEDEAAVPDARGGLAVVDGLRPARTADEIEERA; this comes from the coding sequence ATGCAGATTCGCGATCTCCCGTACTCCGATCCCGGCGATCCTGATGTCCGGTCCGGCCCCCGTTTCCTGCTCTGGCTCGGCCGGGGTCAGATCGCCGGTCAGCTCAAGTCCCTGTCCTGGGGGCTGCTGCACCACTGCGCGATCGCGGGCCTCCCGCTCGCCGTCGGATTCGCGGTCCAGGCCGTCATCGACCGTTCCGGCCGGGACCTGGCGCTGGCGGGCGGGCTCCTGCTCGTCCTCGGCGTCCTCATCGCCGTGGGCGACACCATGCTCCACCGCACCGCGGTCACCAACTGGATCACGGCCGCCGCACGCGTGCAGCAGCTTCTGGCCCGCAAGACAGCCGAACTGGGTTCGGCCCTGACCCGGCGGGTGGCGGCGGGTGAGGTGGTCGCCGTCTCCACCGGTGACGTCGAGAAGATCGGCTGGTTCGTCGAGGCGCTGTCCCGTTTCGCCGCCGCGGCCACGGCCCTGGTGCTGATCTGCGTCGGACTGGTCCTCTACCTGCCCGCCCTCGGCGTGCTGGTCGCCATCGGCACGCCCGTCCTCGCTCTGGCCATGCTGCCGCTGCTCCCCCGCGCAACCCGCAGGGCGGATCTCCAGCGCGAGAAGGCGGGCCGGGCCACCGAGCTGGCCTCCGACACAGTGGCCGGTCTCCGGGTGCTGCGCGGCATCGGCGGCGAGGACCTGTTCCTCGACCGCTATCGGCGCGCTTCCCAGGAGGTGCGCGAAGCCGCGGTGCGCAGCGCCCGTATGTGGGCCGTCATCTCCGCCGTCCAGGTGTTCCTGCCGGGAGTGCTGCTGATCTCGCTGGTCTGGTACGGGGCGACGCTGGCGAGGGACGGCCGCATCGACATCGGCCAGCTGGTGACCGTGTACAGCGCGGCGACCCTGATGCTGTTCCCGCTGCGCAACGTGGAGGAGATCGCGATGGCGTACTCCTTCTCGCGCCCTTCCGCGCAGCGGGCCGTGCGGGTGCTCTCGCTGCACCGCACCACCCGCAGCTCAACGGCCGACGCCGCACCGCCGGGTGATGTGTACGACCCGGTGACCGGACTCATGGCCCCGCAGGGCCTGTTCACCGCCGTGGTCTGCGGCGATCCCGACGAGGCGGGCAGGCTCGCCGAACGGCTGGGCGGTCACGCGGAGCAGGACGACGCGTCCGCTCCGCCCTCGGTACTGCTGGGCGGTGTGCCGCTGGACGATCTGCCGCTCGCGGTGGCGCGGGCCTCGGTGCTCGTGCAGGACAAGGATCCGGTGCTCCTGTCGGGCACGCTGCGCGAGCTGCTGGACGTGCCGTCGTCGGGTGACGTCCCGCCGGGCGACGCGCTGGCGGCGGCCCAGTGCGGCGACGTGCTGGACGCGCTGGCCCAGGCCTCGGCCGACACGGCCGGCGACCCCATGGACACCCGCATCACCGAGCGGGGACGGTCGCTGTCGGGCGGTCAGAGGCAACGGCTCGCGCTGGCGCGTTCACTGGTCACCGATCCGGAGGTCCTCGTACTGGACGAGCCGACGTCTGCCGTCGACTCGCACACGGAGGCCAGGGTCGCGGCCGGCGTCGAACGGCTGCGCCGGGGCCGCACCACGGTGGCCTTCGCGTCGTCCCCGCTGCTGCTGGACCTGGCGGACCGCGTCGTGCTGCTGCACGAGGGCGCCGTCGTGGCGGCCGGTACACACCGCGAACTGCTGCGGGACGAACCGCGTTACCGGGCGGTCGTCACCCGCGAGACCGAGGACGAGGCCGCGGTACCGGACGCGCGGGGCGGTCTCGCCGTCGTCGACGGACTCCGGCCGGCCCGGACGGCCGATGAGATCGAGGAGAGAGCATGA
- a CDS encoding ABC transporter ATP-binding protein, giving the protein MIGVAPPAYDPAAPESATTLPVGTPATVRAYVRALLRRHRRAFAVLIAVNAVAVIASITGPYLLGGLVEDLSEGVTDLHLERTVSVFAVALIVQTVFTRTMRLRGAMLGEEMLADLREDFLVRSVGLPPGVLERAGTGDLLSRITTDIDRLANAMREAVPQLAIGVVWAGLLLGALAVTAPPLALAVLIALPVLVVGCRWYFRRAPSAYRSEAAGYAAVAAVLAETVDAGRTVESHRLGARRIALSDRRVAEWTAWERYTLFLRSVLFPVINTTYVTILGAVLLLGGWFVMEDWITVGQLTTGALLAQMMVDPLGLILRWYDELQVAQVSLARLVGVREIEPDAGDDLVGPDGREVRAEGVRFGYRAGVDVLHQVSLEVAPGTRMALVGPSGAGKSTLGRLLAGIYAPRTGEVTLGGAELSRMTAERVRSHVALVNQEHHVFVGSLRDNLLLARTDAGDAELWASLAAVDADGWARALDKGLDAEVGSGGLALTPAQAQQIALARLVLADPHTLVLDEATSLLDPRAARHLERSLAKVLDGRTVVAIAHRLHTAHDADVIAVVEDGRISELGSHDALVAADGAYAALWRSWHG; this is encoded by the coding sequence ATGATCGGCGTGGCTCCACCGGCGTACGACCCGGCCGCCCCCGAGTCGGCGACGACCCTGCCCGTGGGGACGCCGGCGACGGTGCGGGCGTACGTGCGCGCGCTGCTGCGGCGCCACCGCAGGGCGTTCGCGGTGCTGATCGCGGTCAACGCCGTCGCGGTGATCGCCTCGATCACCGGTCCCTACCTGCTGGGCGGGCTGGTCGAGGATCTGTCCGAAGGGGTGACGGACCTGCATCTGGAGCGCACCGTCTCGGTGTTCGCGGTGGCGCTGATCGTGCAGACCGTGTTCACCCGGACCATGCGGCTGCGCGGTGCGATGCTCGGTGAGGAGATGCTCGCGGATCTGCGCGAGGACTTCCTCGTGCGCTCGGTCGGGCTGCCGCCCGGTGTCCTGGAGCGGGCCGGTACCGGGGATCTGCTGTCCCGGATCACGACGGACATCGACCGGCTGGCCAACGCGATGCGTGAGGCCGTGCCGCAGCTGGCGATCGGGGTGGTGTGGGCCGGTCTGCTGCTCGGCGCGCTCGCGGTCACGGCTCCGCCCCTCGCGCTCGCCGTGCTGATCGCGCTGCCGGTGCTCGTCGTGGGCTGCCGCTGGTACTTCCGCCGGGCGCCGTCGGCGTACCGCTCGGAGGCCGCGGGTTACGCGGCGGTCGCGGCGGTGCTCGCCGAGACCGTGGACGCCGGCCGGACCGTGGAGTCCCACCGGCTGGGCGCCCGCAGGATCGCGCTGTCGGACCGGCGGGTGGCGGAGTGGACGGCCTGGGAGCGGTACACGCTCTTCCTGCGCTCGGTGCTCTTCCCGGTCATCAACACCACCTACGTCACGATCCTCGGCGCGGTGCTGCTGCTGGGCGGCTGGTTCGTGATGGAGGACTGGATCACCGTCGGTCAGCTGACGACGGGTGCGCTGCTGGCGCAGATGATGGTGGACCCGCTCGGCCTGATCCTCCGCTGGTACGACGAACTCCAGGTCGCGCAGGTGTCGTTGGCCCGGCTGGTGGGTGTCCGGGAGATCGAGCCGGACGCGGGCGACGACCTGGTCGGCCCGGACGGTCGTGAGGTCAGGGCCGAGGGGGTGCGGTTCGGGTACCGCGCCGGTGTGGACGTCCTGCACCAGGTGTCCCTGGAGGTCGCCCCGGGCACCCGGATGGCACTGGTGGGGCCGTCGGGTGCGGGCAAGTCCACCCTGGGCCGTCTGCTGGCGGGGATCTACGCCCCCCGGACCGGCGAGGTCACCCTGGGCGGCGCCGAGCTGTCCCGCATGACGGCGGAGCGGGTGCGGTCCCACGTCGCGCTGGTGAACCAGGAGCACCACGTCTTCGTGGGTTCGCTCCGGGACAACCTCCTGCTGGCCCGTACGGACGCCGGGGACGCGGAACTGTGGGCGTCGCTCGCCGCGGTGGACGCGGACGGCTGGGCCCGTGCACTCGACAAGGGGCTGGACGCGGAGGTGGGCTCGGGCGGCCTGGCCCTCACGCCCGCGCAGGCGCAGCAGATCGCGCTGGCGCGGCTCGTGCTGGCGGACCCGCACACGCTGGTGCTGGACGAGGCGACGTCCCTGCTCGATCCCCGGGCGGCCCGTCATCTGGAGCGTTCGCTGGCCAAGGTGCTCGACGGGCGTACGGTCGTGGCGATCGCGCACCGGTTGCACACCGCGCACGACGCCGATGTGATCGCGGTGGTCGAGGACGGCCGGATCAGTGAGCTGGGCAGCCATGACGCGCTCGTGGCCGCGGACGGCGCCTACGCGGCGCTGTGGCGCTCCTGGCACGGCTGA